A window from Lachnoanaerobaculum umeaense encodes these proteins:
- a CDS encoding S66 family peptidase, producing MVKKIGIVSLSSGVLGESFIKHELKIGLERLNKYGIEVEFLPNALKGMDFIKEHPECRAKDLIEAFKDDSIDMILCAIGGVDTYKLLPYLFENNELKRHVKQKIFLGFSDTTQNHFMLNKVGIKTFYGQAFLPDICELSNDMLPYTKKYFEELIKTGKIKEIRPSEFWYKEREDFSENSIGVDMEKYKNTGFELLCGKPIFKGEILGGCIDSIYDIFDNSRFEDTVSLCKKYDLFPSLKEWENKILLLETSEEKPEPKLYRKMIGALKEYGIFDVLSGVLVGKPQDEIYYEEYKQILLEETAGKDLSIVYNINVGHATPRCIIPFGVEAMVNVDKQVIVFDN from the coding sequence ATGGTAAAGAAAATAGGAATAGTAAGTTTATCAAGCGGTGTTTTAGGAGAAAGCTTTATTAAGCATGAACTTAAAATAGGTCTGGAAAGATTAAATAAATACGGTATTGAGGTTGAATTTTTGCCTAATGCACTTAAGGGTATGGACTTTATAAAAGAACATCCCGAATGTAGAGCTAAAGATTTGATAGAAGCGTTTAAGGATGACTCTATTGATATGATTTTATGTGCAATAGGAGGAGTAGATACATATAAACTTTTGCCATATCTGTTTGAAAACAATGAGCTGAAAAGGCACGTTAAACAAAAAATATTCTTAGGCTTTTCAGATACCACCCAAAATCATTTTATGCTAAATAAAGTGGGAATAAAAACATTCTACGGTCAGGCATTTTTACCTGATATATGTGAGCTCTCAAATGATATGTTGCCATATACAAAAAAATACTTTGAGGAGCTTATCAAAACAGGAAAAATAAAAGAAATACGTCCAAGTGAGTTTTGGTATAAGGAAAGAGAAGATTTCAGTGAGAATTCTATCGGAGTTGATATGGAAAAATATAAAAATACCGGATTTGAATTACTTTGCGGTAAGCCGATATTTAAAGGTGAGATTTTGGGCGGTTGTATCGATTCAATCTATGATATATTTGATAATTCAAGATTTGAAGATACGGTATCTCTTTGTAAAAAATATGATTTATTCCCAAGTCTTAAGGAGTGGGAGAATAAAATTTTATTATTGGAGACAAGTGAGGAAAAGCCTGAACCTAAACTATATAGAAAAATGATCGGAGCTTTAAAGGAGTATGGAATATTTGATGTGCTATCAGGTGTTTTGGTGGGAAAGCCTCAAGATGAGATATATTATGAGGAGTATAAGCAAATTTTACTTGAGGAAACCGCCGGTAAAGACTTATCCATTGTTTATAATATAAATGTGGGACATGCAACACCAAGATGTATTATTCCTTTTGGAGTTGAAGCCATGGTAAATGTAGATAAGCAGGTGATTGTTTTTGATAATTGA
- a CDS encoding DUF1697 domain-containing protein produces the protein MRYILLLRGINVGGKNKVSMSDLKALLIELGFEDVDSYINSGNLFFSSGENYESCISKIKHLLETNFDFSIPFTLINKDDYLKEKENLPEWWYQDIARRDVLFFSCDLNSSKVIDFIDKSTFHNEIVHIGINAVFWGKYDESEYMKTTYHKKLIKQDFYKQVTIRNGNTFEKIAEILEREDKWTI, from the coding sequence TTGAGATATATACTTTTATTGCGTGGTATAAATGTTGGTGGAAAGAATAAAGTCTCTATGAGTGACTTGAAAGCTTTGTTAATAGAATTGGGATTTGAGGATGTTGATTCTTATATTAATAGCGGGAATTTATTCTTTAGTAGTGGGGAAAACTATGAAAGTTGTATCTCTAAGATAAAACATTTATTGGAAACGAACTTTGACTTTTCAATCCCTTTTACTTTAATAAATAAAGATGATTATTTAAAAGAAAAGGAAAATCTTCCAGAATGGTGGTATCAAGACATAGCAAGAAGAGACGTTTTATTCTTTTCCTGTGATTTAAATAGCAGTAAAGTAATTGACTTTATAGACAAATCTACGTTTCATAATGAAATAGTGCATATTGGAATAAATGCTGTTTTTTGGGGAAAATATGATGAATCGGAATATATGAAAACTACCTACCACAAAAAGCTTATAAAACAGGATTTTTACAAGCAGGTAACAATAAGGAATGGAAATACATTTGAAAAGATAGCAGAGATCCTTGAGAGGGAAGATAAATGGACAATATAA
- a CDS encoding GNAT family N-acetyltransferase: MDNIIIKEASPEDALARIEYSKKIGSETDNLSFGAEGFPISVEGEAEYIESLLKDERSCSFFAWRDGEIIGDVSLSGLTRRMNHRAELGITVLKSEWNKGLGSRLLEMAIEYAKSHGIEIINLEVRSDNFRAIHVYEKFGFRKIGTSFAYFKIGDSYIDFDIMYLDLR, translated from the coding sequence ATGGACAATATAATTATAAAAGAGGCCTCTCCTGAGGATGCTTTAGCAAGAATAGAATATTCAAAAAAGATAGGATCGGAAACAGATAATTTATCATTTGGAGCGGAAGGTTTTCCGATTTCTGTTGAAGGAGAGGCGGAATATATTGAATCTCTTTTGAAAGATGAGAGGTCTTGCTCATTTTTTGCATGGAGAGATGGTGAAATTATTGGAGATGTAAGCTTAAGCGGATTGACAAGACGAATGAATCACAGAGCTGAACTTGGTATTACAGTTTTGAAATCGGAATGGAATAAAGGTCTTGGAAGCAGACTGCTTGAAATGGCGATAGAGTATGCCAAATCACATGGTATAGAGATAATAAATCTTGAAGTAAGAAGCGATAATTTTAGGGCAATCCATGTCTATGAAAAGTTCGGATTCAGAAAAATCGGTACATCTTTCGCATATTTTAAAATAGGAGATTCATATATAGATTTTGATATAATGTATCTGGATCTGAGATAG
- a CDS encoding GrpB family protein, translating to MRTKSVVVEKWNSKWKDEFEKIVASLGKDIIYNSIKIEHVGSTSVEGLSAKPVIDLDIVIEKNKFAIIKELLNKKGYEHEGDLGIEGREAFSYSGKKELMTHHLYVCPKDSKELFKHITFRNFLKNNLDLAAEYSKVKEQAAILYPDDIDKYMEFKSEIIENIYKKCRLLE from the coding sequence ATGAGAACAAAAAGTGTCGTAGTAGAAAAATGGAATTCGAAATGGAAGGATGAATTTGAAAAGATAGTAGCTTCATTAGGTAAAGATATCATTTACAATTCAATCAAAATTGAACATGTTGGAAGTACATCAGTTGAAGGACTATCAGCAAAACCCGTCATTGATCTTGATATTGTTATTGAAAAGAACAAATTTGCAATTATTAAGGAATTACTTAATAAAAAAGGATATGAACACGAGGGAGATTTGGGTATTGAAGGTAGAGAAGCTTTTTCATATTCCGGGAAAAAAGAATTAATGACTCATCATTTATATGTATGTCCTAAAGATTCCAAAGAACTCTTCAAACATATTACATTTAGAAATTTCTTGAAAAATAATCTTGATTTAGCAGCTGAGTACTCAAAGGTGAAGGAACAGGCTGCAATACTTTATCCGGATGATATAGATAAGTATATGGAATTCAAATCGGAAATTATTGAAAATATTTATAAAAAGTGTAGGTTATTAGAATGA
- a CDS encoding glycerate kinase: MKVVVAIDSFKGSMSSLEAGEAIAKGVKKAHKDAIVEIRPLADGGEGTVEALSIGMGGKLVNVEVTGPAGKSVNAVYGIVESSKTAIIEMSQAAGITLVSGDEKNPLYTTTFGVGEMIKDAIRKGCRHFIVGIGGSATNDCGIGMLQALGYEFLDKDGKQVGFGASGVRDIVSIKDENVIKELAECNFRVACDVNNPLCGDLGCSAIYGPQKGATKEMVADMDAWLLRYSKLVKEKYPNADSENPGTGAAGGLGYAFQNFTKSKMESGIQIVLDETRLEEYVKDADVVVTGEGRLDRQTAMGKAPIGVANIAKKYNKKVIAFSGSVTEDAFVCNEHGIDAFFPILRRIVTLEEAMKSDIAKRNLMDTTEQVFRLL, encoded by the coding sequence ATGAAAGTTGTTGTTGCCATTGATTCATTTAAAGGAAGTATGTCATCTTTGGAGGCTGGAGAAGCTATAGCAAAAGGTGTGAAAAAAGCCCATAAGGATGCAATTGTTGAAATAAGACCTCTTGCAGATGGAGGAGAAGGAACTGTTGAGGCACTTTCCATTGGAATGGGAGGCAAACTTGTAAATGTAGAAGTTACAGGTCCGGCAGGAAAAAGCGTAAATGCTGTTTATGGAATAGTGGAGTCAAGTAAAACTGCAATTATTGAAATGTCACAGGCAGCAGGAATCACGCTGGTAAGTGGCGATGAAAAAAATCCTTTGTATACTACAACATTTGGTGTAGGTGAAATGATAAAGGATGCCATAAGAAAAGGATGTAGACATTTTATAGTAGGGATTGGAGGATCTGCAACCAATGATTGTGGCATAGGTATGTTACAGGCACTGGGTTATGAATTTCTTGACAAGGATGGAAAGCAGGTAGGATTCGGTGCAAGCGGTGTAAGGGATATCGTAAGCATAAAAGATGAGAATGTAATAAAAGAACTTGCAGAATGCAATTTTAGAGTAGCATGTGATGTGAACAATCCTCTATGTGGTGATTTAGGTTGTTCAGCAATCTATGGACCACAAAAGGGAGCTACAAAGGAAATGGTTGCAGATATGGATGCTTGGCTTTTGAGATATTCAAAGCTTGTAAAAGAAAAATATCCGAATGCAGACAGTGAGAATCCGGGAACAGGGGCGGCCGGTGGTCTTGGATATGCCTTCCAAAACTTTACAAAATCAAAGATGGAGTCAGGAATACAAATAGTATTGGATGAGACAAGACTTGAAGAATATGTAAAGGATGCTGATGTAGTGGTTACAGGAGAAGGTAGGCTTGATCGTCAGACTGCAATGGGCAAAGCACCTATAGGTGTAGCAAATATTGCAAAGAAGTATAATAAAAAAGTTATAGCATTTTCAGGAAGTGTAACAGAGGATGCATTTGTATGTAATGAGCATGGAATAGATGCGTTTTTCCCAATCCTTAGAAGAATAGTTACATTGGAAGAGGCAATGAAAAGTGATATTGCAAAGCGGAATTTGATGGATACTACAGAGCAGGTATTTAGATTGTTATAA
- a CDS encoding PTS transporter subunit IIC has translation MERIESFFKRKNIVISAKRYGIDALGAMAQGLFCSLLIGTIINTIGKQFNIAFLTSTVATIAGVEYTVGSLASAMSGPAMAVAIGYALETPPLVLFSLITVGFASNALGGAGGPLAVLFVAIIASEAGKMVSKETKIDILITPLVTISVGIFLSAILAPSLGKAAMKLGTVIMWATSLQPFLMGILVSLLVGVALTLPISSAAICAALGLTGLAGGAALAGCCAQMVGFAIISFPENKWSGLISQGIGTSMLQMGNIVRNPRIWIAPCIASMITGPTATCVFKLQMNGAAVSSGMGTCGLVGQIGVYTGWVSDIANGSKSSITPFDWIGLIMISFILPAIITPVIHIFVKKMGLVKTGDLKL, from the coding sequence ATGGAAAGAATAGAATCATTCTTTAAAAGGAAGAATATTGTTATTTCTGCTAAGCGTTATGGTATTGATGCATTAGGTGCTATGGCACAGGGACTTTTTTGTTCCTTATTGATTGGCACTATTATCAATACTATAGGTAAGCAGTTTAATATTGCATTCCTTACAAGTACAGTTGCTACTATTGCAGGAGTTGAATACACAGTTGGCTCTCTTGCAAGTGCTATGAGTGGGCCGGCAATGGCTGTTGCTATAGGATATGCACTTGAGACACCGCCACTTGTACTGTTTTCACTCATTACAGTGGGCTTTGCATCAAATGCCCTAGGAGGAGCAGGCGGACCACTTGCAGTGCTTTTTGTAGCTATTATAGCTTCTGAAGCGGGCAAAATGGTATCCAAAGAAACTAAGATAGATATACTTATTACTCCTCTGGTTACTATATCAGTAGGTATATTCCTATCTGCAATACTTGCTCCAAGCCTTGGAAAAGCTGCTATGAAACTTGGTACTGTTATCATGTGGGCTACAAGTCTACAGCCATTCCTTATGGGTATACTGGTTTCACTCTTAGTTGGTGTAGCTCTTACACTTCCTATTTCATCTGCTGCTATATGTGCTGCCCTTGGACTTACAGGACTTGCCGGTGGTGCTGCCCTTGCAGGTTGCTGTGCTCAGATGGTCGGATTTGCCATTATATCATTTCCTGAAAACAAATGGTCAGGGCTTATATCACAAGGTATAGGAACATCTATGCTTCAAATGGGAAATATTGTAAGAAATCCAAGAATCTGGATAGCTCCATGTATAGCATCTATGATTACAGGACCTACTGCTACATGTGTGTTCAAACTCCAGATGAATGGTGCTGCTGTTTCATCCGGTATGGGAACTTGTGGTCTTGTTGGACAGATAGGGGTATATACCGGTTGGGTAAGTGATATTGCAAATGGAAGCAAATCATCTATTACCCCGTTTGACTGGATAGGACTTATTATGATATCCTTTATCCTTCCTGCCATAATCACACCTGTTATTCATATATTTGTAAAGAAAATGGGACTGGTAAAGACCGGTGATTTAAAATTATAA
- the rpmG gene encoding 50S ribosomal protein L33 has protein sequence MRTKITLACTECKQRNYNTTKDKKNHPDRMEIKKYCRFCRTHTVHKETK, from the coding sequence GTGCGTACAAAGATAACACTTGCTTGTACAGAGTGCAAGCAGAGAAACTATAATACGACCAAGGATAAGAAAAATCATCCTGACCGTATGGAAATTAAAAAGTATTGTAGGTTCTGTAGAACTCATACAGTGCATAAGGAAACAAAATAG
- the secE gene encoding preprotein translocase subunit SecE, translating to MAERKSGKISDFLKGVKAEFKKIVWPTKDDIVKQTIAVITSSVVIGVIISILDFIFKVLLNFVIK from the coding sequence ATGGCTGAAAGAAAAAGCGGAAAGATATCTGACTTTTTGAAAGGTGTAAAGGCAGAGTTTAAAAAGATAGTATGGCCAACAAAGGATGATATAGTAAAGCAAACTATTGCTGTTATTACATCATCTGTAGTGATTGGGGTCATAATATCAATACTTGACTTTATATTCAAAGTATTACTAAACTTTGTGATCAAATAG
- the nusG gene encoding transcription termination/antitermination protein NusG, whose protein sequence is MAEAQWFVAHTYSGYENKVKVDIEKTIENRGLQDQILEVTVPMETILEVKNGVEKSSDKKLFPGYVLIHMYMNDETWYVVRNTRGVTGFVGPGSKPVPLTNDELAALGYSGDSTKPEARVLVDLKEGDMVTVISGAWKDTVGVITAVNEKRKTVSINVEMFGRETKVELEFTEVKKM, encoded by the coding sequence ATGGCAGAGGCACAATGGTTCGTAGCCCATACTTATTCAGGCTATGAGAATAAAGTAAAAGTAGATATTGAAAAGACAATTGAGAATCGTGGGCTTCAGGATCAGATACTTGAGGTTACGGTTCCTATGGAAACCATACTTGAAGTAAAGAATGGTGTCGAAAAATCGTCAGATAAAAAACTTTTCCCCGGATATGTTCTTATACATATGTATATGAATGATGAAACCTGGTATGTCGTTAGAAATACTAGAGGTGTTACAGGTTTTGTGGGTCCGGGAAGCAAGCCGGTACCACTCACCAATGATGAACTTGCAGCACTGGGTTATAGTGGAGATTCCACAAAGCCTGAGGCAAGAGTCCTTGTTGACCTCAAAGAGGGAGACATGGTTACAGTTATCAGTGGAGCATGGAAGGATACCGTGGGAGTGATTACCGCTGTCAACGAAAAAAGAAAGACTGTTTCTATTAATGTAGAAATGTTTGGACGAGAGACAAAAGTAGAGCTTGAGTTCACAGAAGTTAAGAAGATGTAA